A window of the Lodderomyces beijingensis strain CBS 14171 genome assembly, chromosome: 7 genome harbors these coding sequences:
- a CDS encoding mitochondrial 54S ribosomal protein uL1m — protein sequence MFSRLLSSPMRHSARSQLARNPMRTAVTQSKEARDETRRQKDKEKKRKLKEELKFQNMEDLPDHPLHMSIADALNTIRSINIGKPAEKTNIACNLFVRQEQGASPINETINIPFPVSKKTKPVVFTSDAGFIEELKDVVDPQHIGGRELLAKFSEGKLDASAFTHAFATSDMEKDLKSVARILGPAGLMPSKKRGTVTDSPSDVLKIVRSFQIKQKNGHVSFLVGNCTFSDYQIMKNLKAISDAIHKTIDDPSTKKKTRTGHCYISSAHSPSLVIDFKP from the coding sequence ATGTTTTCGAGGCTACTATCCCTGCCAATGAGGCACTCAGCAAGATCACAGCTTGCAAGGAACCCCATGCGAACCGCAGTGACGCAATCGAAAGAAGCCAGAGACGAGACCCGAAGACAAAAggacaaggaaaagaagcgCAAATTGAAAGAAGAGCTCAAGTTCCAAAACATGGAAGACTTGCCTGACCACCCGTTGCACATGTCGATCGCGGACGCTTTAAACACCATCAGGTCGATCAACATCGGTAAGCCTGCGGAAAAGACCAATATCGCctgcaacttgtttgtGCGCCAAGAGCAAGGCGCGAGCCCCATTAATGAAACGATCAATATCCCGTTCCCCGTGCtgaaaaagaccaagccTGTGGTGTTCACGTCCGACGCGGGTTTCattgaggagttgaaggatGTAGTTGACCCGCAGCATATCGGAGGGCGCGAACTCTTGGCGAAGTTCAGCGAGGGGAAATTGGACGCGAGTGCTTTCACGCATGCCTTCGCCACGAGCGACATGGAGAAGGACTTGAAGTCGGTGGCGAGGATCTTGGGGCCCGCGGGGTTGATGCCCTCGAAGAAACGAGGCACGGTGACGGACTCGCCGCTGGATGTGTTGAAGATTGTGCGATCGTTTCAGATTAAACAGAAGAATGGACATGTGTCTTTCTTGGTTGGCAACTGCACTTTTAGCGATTACCAGATTATGAAGAATTTAAAGGCTATCAGTGACGCGATTCACAAGACTATTGATGACCCCAGCACtaagaaaaagacgagaACGGGGCATTGTTATATCAGTTCAGCCCATAGTCCTAGTTTGGTCATTGACTTTAAGCCGTAA